The following coding sequences lie in one Euhalothece natronophila Z-M001 genomic window:
- a CDS encoding DUF2752 domain-containing protein, producing MLKINSPLNKTGLYTRCFSLSICTSPLIGSYFFGYTEASSPFKCLFLATTGIPCPSCGLTRSFISVAHNNIQQALDYHLFGLILFLALILVCLHLILELLLRRRVTTFYTKLLSKRRFQFTFIGAVLAYHSVRLYSLWQSGELAISFSQSPLGQIF from the coding sequence ATGCTAAAAATAAATTCTCCCTTAAATAAAACAGGACTCTATACACGTTGCTTTAGCCTTAGTATCTGCACATCTCCTTTGATTGGGTCTTATTTTTTTGGTTACACTGAAGCCAGTTCTCCCTTCAAATGTCTGTTTCTTGCCACCACAGGAATTCCCTGTCCAAGTTGTGGGTTAACACGCTCTTTTATATCAGTTGCTCATAATAATATTCAACAAGCTCTTGATTACCATTTATTTGGTTTAATTTTATTTTTAGCATTAATTCTCGTTTGCCTTCATCTGATTTTAGAATTACTCTTGCGCCGTCGTGTAACAACATTTTATACTAAGTTATTATCCAAGCGTCGCTTTCAATTTACTTTCATTGGCGCTGTTTTAGCATATCATTCTGTTCGCTTATATAGCTTATGGCAGTCTGGAGAATTAGCTATTAGCTTTTCCCAATCGCCCCTAGGGCAAATATTTTGA
- a CDS encoding ABC transporter permease, with product MTFPKREARPADWAKRSIHSIGEFLEKTLVVTEIEARKIRHDPKQLFTRAAQPIVWLGVFGQVFSRFEAIPTGEFSYLDYLTPGIVGQSLLFLTIFSGLIILSERDLGLLQKLLVSPTPRLSLVIGKGVGNTLRTLVQSFIIYALAIPLGVTLNWNPLALIGVVITILLATVLFSTFSLLVVCIGKTQEGFLGIAQFLTLPLFFTSNAIYPLEMMPPWLQAFALINPLTYTIDALRGLMLVGEANSYPLLLNWGILLGVIVILGALGRWQYPTLVN from the coding sequence GTGACATTTCCCAAACGAGAAGCACGGCCCGCCGACTGGGCTAAAAGATCGATTCATTCTATTGGTGAGTTTTTGGAAAAAACCCTTGTGGTTACTGAAATTGAAGCCCGTAAAATTCGCCATGATCCCAAACAGTTATTTACTCGCGCCGCCCAGCCCATTGTTTGGCTAGGGGTTTTTGGGCAAGTATTTTCTCGTTTTGAAGCAATCCCTACTGGAGAGTTTTCTTATCTCGACTATCTTACCCCCGGAATTGTCGGGCAGAGTTTGCTATTTCTAACCATCTTTAGTGGTTTAATCATTCTTTCGGAACGGGATTTAGGATTATTGCAAAAATTATTAGTGAGTCCCACGCCACGGCTATCTCTCGTCATTGGTAAAGGGGTAGGAAATACCCTTCGCACCCTTGTCCAGTCTTTCATTATCTATGCTCTGGCAATTCCTTTAGGTGTTACCCTCAATTGGAATCCTCTAGCCTTGATCGGGGTTGTTATAACGATTTTACTAGCAACAGTTCTATTTTCTACCTTTTCCCTTTTAGTTGTCTGTATTGGTAAAACGCAGGAGGGATTTCTTGGGATTGCTCAATTTTTAACTCTACCCCTCTTTTTTACCAGTAATGCCATTTATCCCCTTGAAATGATGCCCCCTTGGCTACAAGCATTTGCCCTCATTAATCCCCTGACTTACACTATTGATGCCCTACGAGGCTTAATGTTAGTTGGAGAAGCCAATAGTTATCCCTTACTTTTAAACTGGGGAATCCTTTTAGGGGTTATTGTCATTTTGGGGGCTTTAGGGCGCTGGCAATATCCGACGCTTGTTAATTAA
- the psb27 gene encoding photosystem II protein Psb27, whose protein sequence is MVIKSMLKRLLTLTLVAVISVVGIAGCSGADTGLTGNYRQDTLTVIETLRTTLNTPVDAPDREEIRKQARKQINDYAARYRRDESVAGSRSFTTMQTVLNALANYYTSAYATRPIPEKVKERVSQEFEQVERALRREDV, encoded by the coding sequence ATGGTTATAAAATCAATGCTTAAGCGCTTACTGACGTTAACATTAGTGGCAGTAATTAGTGTGGTTGGGATAGCAGGATGTAGTGGTGCCGATACAGGTTTAACTGGCAATTATCGTCAAGATACCTTAACGGTAATAGAAACCTTACGGACTACGCTCAATACCCCGGTAGATGCTCCTGATAGAGAGGAAATTCGTAAACAAGCGCGTAAGCAAATTAATGACTATGCTGCTCGATATCGTCGGGATGAAAGCGTTGCTGGTTCGCGTTCTTTTACCACAATGCAAACAGTGTTAAATGCCCTAGCTAATTACTATACATCTGCTTATGCCACTCGTCCCATTCCTGAAAAAGTTAAAGAACGAGTTTCACAAGAGTTTGAGCAAGTGGAACGGGCTTTACGACGAGAAGATGTTTAA
- a CDS encoding TM2 domain-containing protein, with protein sequence MTNSSDASSKKVAAGVLGIVLGGLGIHKFILGYNTEGIITLVISFLTCGIGFIVFEIIGLVEGIIYLTKTDEEFKQIYIDNRKAWF encoded by the coding sequence ATGACTAATTCTAGTGATGCTAGTAGCAAAAAAGTCGCTGCTGGAGTCTTAGGAATTGTACTTGGGGGCTTAGGGATCCATAAGTTTATTCTTGGCTATAATACAGAAGGAATTATTACACTAGTGATCAGTTTTTTAACTTGTGGTATTGGGTTTATTGTCTTTGAAATTATTGGTTTAGTGGAAGGCATTATTTACTTGACGAAAACTGACGAAGAGTTTAAGCAAATTTATATTGATAATCGCAAAGCATGGTTTTAA
- a CDS encoding orange carotenoid-binding protein produces the protein MPFSIESARGIFPETRTADAVPATIARFNQLNAEDQLALIWFAYKEMGKTITIAAPGAANMMFAERTLDQIKKMSFLEQTQAMCDLVNRADTEISRAYGTWSPNVKLGFWYQLGEWMEQGIVAPIPKDYKMSANASSVLQDIRNLESGQQITVLRNAVLDMGVDASKLGNYTRVTEPVEPPKEMSERTEVSINGVTNATILNYMNYLNANDFDALIELFEEEGALQPPFRRPIIGKNNIYRFFREECQNLKLLPEQGVSEPADEGYTQVKVTGKVQTPWFGANVGMNIAWRFLLSPQNKIFFVAIDLLASPKELMNLSR, from the coding sequence ATGCCTTTTAGTATCGAGTCTGCTCGTGGCATTTTCCCAGAAACTCGCACTGCTGATGCAGTTCCCGCAACGATCGCGCGTTTTAATCAACTCAATGCCGAAGATCAACTAGCCCTGATTTGGTTTGCTTACAAGGAGATGGGTAAAACGATTACTATTGCAGCTCCTGGGGCGGCAAACATGATGTTCGCCGAAAGAACTCTTGACCAAATTAAGAAGATGAGTTTCTTGGAACAAACCCAAGCCATGTGCGACTTAGTTAACCGTGCTGATACAGAAATTAGTCGTGCTTATGGCACTTGGAGTCCTAATGTTAAGTTAGGCTTCTGGTATCAGCTAGGGGAATGGATGGAACAAGGAATTGTAGCACCGATTCCCAAAGACTATAAAATGTCAGCTAATGCTTCTTCTGTTTTACAAGATATTCGTAACTTAGAAAGTGGACAGCAAATTACTGTTTTGCGGAATGCTGTGCTTGATATGGGGGTAGATGCCAGTAAACTAGGCAATTATACCCGTGTCACTGAACCCGTAGAACCACCAAAAGAAATGTCAGAACGGACAGAAGTCAGCATTAATGGGGTTACAAATGCCACGATTCTCAATTATATGAATTACCTGAATGCCAATGACTTTGATGCCCTCATCGAACTTTTTGAAGAAGAGGGAGCATTACAACCACCGTTCCGACGACCCATTATTGGTAAAAATAACATTTACCGTTTCTTCCGAGAAGAATGCCAAAATCTGAAATTATTACCAGAACAAGGGGTATCAGAACCTGCCGATGAAGGTTACACTCAAGTTAAGGTAACAGGAAAAGTGCAAACACCTTGGTTTGGGGCAAATGTAGGCATGAATATTGCTTGGCGATTCTTACTCAGTCCTCAAAATAAAATCTTCTTTGTGGCGATTGATCTCCTTGCGTCTCCAAAAGAGTTAATGAATCTTTCTCGCTAG
- a CDS encoding ABC transporter ATP-binding protein, producing the protein MGIVEIQQLTRRFKSAVAVDSLNLVVEAGEIFGLLGPNGAGKSTTIKMLTTLLPVTSGEVKIKHCNLTQNPAQVRQLIGYVPQSLSVDGSLTGYENLLMVAKLYNVPRQQQKTRIGEALAYVALEDASRQLVKRYSGGMIRRLEIAQALLHQPAVLFMDEPTVGLDPVARNALWELLKKIRTQLGTTIFLTTHFMEEADYLCDRVGIMHYGRLVAMGSPNELKASISEPEATLDRVFIHYTGDNLEARGNYRDISQTRSTARRLG; encoded by the coding sequence ATGGGCATTGTCGAAATACAACAGCTAACGCGACGCTTTAAAAGTGCAGTTGCCGTTGATTCTCTTAATTTAGTTGTAGAAGCTGGAGAAATTTTTGGTTTACTGGGCCCTAATGGTGCAGGGAAAAGTACCACCATTAAAATGCTTACTACACTACTCCCTGTTACCTCCGGAGAGGTTAAAATTAAACATTGCAATTTAACCCAAAATCCTGCTCAAGTCCGACAACTGATTGGCTATGTTCCCCAATCTTTATCGGTGGATGGTAGCCTCACTGGCTATGAAAACCTATTGATGGTGGCTAAACTTTATAATGTTCCTCGTCAGCAACAAAAGACTCGTATTGGTGAAGCCCTTGCTTATGTTGCCTTAGAAGATGCTTCCCGACAACTGGTAAAACGTTATTCTGGTGGGATGATTCGACGGTTAGAAATTGCTCAGGCTTTGCTGCATCAGCCAGCAGTGCTTTTTATGGATGAACCTACTGTGGGATTAGATCCTGTCGCCAGAAATGCCTTATGGGAATTATTAAAGAAAATTCGCACTCAATTAGGAACAACAATTTTTCTAACGACCCATTTTATGGAAGAAGCCGATTATCTCTGCGATCGCGTTGGCATTATGCACTATGGTCGTCTAGTGGCTATGGGTTCTCCTAATGAGCTAAAAGCCTCTATTTCTGAACCTGAAGCAACCCTCGATCGCGTTTTTATTCATTATACAGGAGACAATTTAGAAGCTAGAGGTAATTATCGTGACATTTCCCAAACGAGAAGCACGGCCCGCCGACTGGGCTAA
- a CDS encoding TM2 domain-containing protein — MTNSSDISSKKIAAGILGILLGSLGVHKFLLGYNTEGIIMLVVTLVTCGFGGIVMGVIGLVEGIMYLIKSDQEFQETYIDNKKGWL; from the coding sequence ATGACCAACTCAAGTGATATCAGCAGTAAAAAAATTGCAGCGGGGATTTTAGGAATTTTATTAGGTTCATTAGGGGTTCATAAATTTTTACTGGGCTACAATACAGAGGGAATTATTATGTTAGTAGTTACTCTGGTTACTTGTGGTTTTGGTGGAATTGTCATGGGAGTAATTGGTTTAGTGGAAGGAATTATGTATTTAATTAAAAGCGATCAAGAATTTCAGGAAACCTACATTGATAACAAAAAAGGATGGTTGTAG
- the groL gene encoding chaperonin GroEL (60 kDa chaperone family; promotes refolding of misfolded polypeptides especially under stressful conditions; forms two stacked rings of heptamers to form a barrel-shaped 14mer; ends can be capped by GroES; misfolded proteins enter the barrel where they are refolded when GroES binds): protein MPKIVSFNEKARRSLEKGVDAVADAIRITLGPKGRNVLLEKQYGAPQIVNDGVTAVKEIELEDPLENTGARLIQEVASKTNDIAGDGTTTATVLAQAMIREGLKNVAAGSNPVAVRRGIEKTVNYLVEEIANVAKPVEGDAIAQVATVSAGNDEEVGKMIAEAMEKVTKDGVITVEESTSLATEVDIVEGMEIDRGYLSPYFITDQERQMVEFENPRILITDKKISSIQELVPILEQVSKEGQPFLIIAEDIEGEALATLVVNKARGVLNVSAIKAPGFGERRKQMLQDIAVLTGGQLISEDVGLTIDSVSLDMLGTARRVSISKDNTIIVAEKDGNKGDIEKRVAQLRKQLAETDSEYDKEKLQERIAKLAGGVGVIKVGAATETELKERKLRIEDALNATQAAVEEGIVPGGGTTLIHLAKKVSEFRNQLSHPEEQIGASLVAKALEAPLSQMATNAGVEGSVIVENVRDAEFNTGYNALTGEYQDMIAAGIIDPAKVVRSAVQNAGSIAGMIITTEALVVEEPQEEEAAADPSGGMGGMGGMGGMGGMGGMGGMGMM from the coding sequence ATGCCTAAAATTGTATCTTTTAACGAAAAAGCAAGACGTTCTCTAGAAAAGGGCGTTGATGCTGTCGCTGATGCGATTCGGATTACCCTTGGTCCAAAAGGACGCAATGTTTTATTAGAAAAGCAATATGGCGCACCCCAAATTGTTAATGATGGGGTAACTGCTGTTAAAGAAATTGAACTAGAAGATCCCTTAGAAAATACAGGCGCACGCCTCATTCAAGAAGTTGCCTCTAAAACCAACGATATTGCAGGGGATGGCACAACCACTGCCACAGTTCTTGCCCAAGCCATGATTCGGGAAGGACTGAAAAATGTAGCAGCTGGTTCCAACCCTGTAGCCGTGCGTCGTGGTATCGAAAAAACTGTTAACTATTTAGTAGAAGAAATTGCCAATGTTGCTAAACCCGTAGAAGGAGACGCGATCGCGCAAGTAGCAACGGTTTCGGCAGGTAACGATGAAGAAGTCGGTAAAATGATTGCCGAAGCCATGGAAAAAGTGACCAAAGACGGGGTAATCACCGTTGAAGAATCCACCTCCCTCGCCACAGAAGTGGATATTGTCGAAGGGATGGAAATTGATCGCGGCTATCTTTCTCCCTACTTTATCACCGACCAAGAACGGCAAATGGTCGAGTTTGAAAATCCCCGAATTCTCATCACCGATAAGAAAATTAGTTCCATCCAAGAATTAGTCCCCATCTTGGAACAAGTTTCTAAAGAAGGACAGCCCTTTTTAATTATTGCCGAAGATATTGAAGGGGAAGCCCTTGCCACCCTCGTTGTGAATAAAGCACGGGGCGTTCTCAATGTTTCTGCGATTAAAGCCCCCGGTTTCGGCGAGCGTCGCAAACAAATGCTACAAGATATCGCCGTTCTCACTGGTGGACAACTCATTTCCGAAGATGTGGGCTTAACTATCGACTCAGTTTCTCTCGATATGTTGGGAACTGCCCGTCGCGTCTCCATTAGCAAAGACAACACCATCATTGTTGCTGAAAAAGATGGGAACAAGGGAGATATTGAAAAACGAGTTGCCCAACTTCGCAAACAACTTGCAGAAACCGATTCTGAATACGACAAAGAAAAACTCCAAGAACGCATTGCCAAACTTGCTGGTGGCGTTGGTGTAATTAAAGTCGGTGCAGCCACCGAAACTGAACTGAAAGAACGCAAGCTACGCATTGAAGACGCACTGAATGCCACCCAAGCTGCGGTAGAAGAAGGAATTGTTCCAGGCGGTGGAACAACGTTGATCCACTTAGCGAAAAAAGTCTCTGAATTCAGAAACCAATTAAGCCACCCCGAAGAACAAATTGGGGCCTCCCTTGTTGCTAAAGCCTTAGAAGCTCCCTTGTCTCAAATGGCAACTAATGCTGGTGTTGAAGGATCTGTCATCGTTGAAAATGTCCGCGATGCTGAATTTAACACTGGCTACAATGCCCTTACTGGTGAATATCAAGACATGATTGCTGCCGGTATCATTGACCCTGCAAAAGTGGTTCGTTCTGCCGTGCAAAATGCTGGTTCCATTGCTGGCATGATCATTACCACTGAAGCCCTCGTGGTAGAAGAACCCCAAGAAGAAGAAGCCGCTGCTGACCCATCTGGCGGCATGGGCGGCATGGGCGGCATGGGCGGTATGGGCGGTATGGGAGGCATGGGAGGTATGGGCATGATGTAA
- a CDS encoding RNA-guided endonuclease InsQ/TnpB family protein: MFVLEFKLKGNKTQYHAIDEAIRTSQFVRNKCLRYWMDHYGVGQKDLYRFNTHLRSEHKFVKELNSHACQTAVERAWTSIVRFYDNCQKGKSGKKGYPKFKKNLRSLTYKTSGWKISKNRKRIKFTDKKGIGSLKMKGGWDLHRIDLEQIKRVHLVRRADGYYVQFVVKEDLSNLVLTELPPTKHNIGLDVGLKYFYVNSDGNQVEIPQYYRKSEKQLNRLNRRKSKKFRKGQQQSNNYLKARNRYARKHLRVSRQRKEFCKETALRVIQSSDLVAYEDLNVSGLVRNGKLAKSINDAAWSSFRRWLEYFGNKYGKVTIAVPPHYTSQKCSNCGQIVKKSLSERTHRCQCGVVLCRDQNAAINILRKGLATVGHTGSLELDSINAWGDCPSTLADGENCLSKQGRSSYELGL; the protein is encoded by the coding sequence ATGTTTGTCCTAGAGTTCAAATTAAAAGGTAATAAAACTCAATATCATGCTATAGACGAGGCTATTCGTACTTCTCAGTTCGTGCGAAATAAATGTCTTCGCTATTGGATGGATCATTATGGCGTTGGACAAAAAGACCTTTATAGATTTAATACTCATCTTCGTTCAGAACATAAGTTTGTTAAAGAACTTAATTCCCATGCTTGTCAGACAGCAGTAGAAAGAGCTTGGACATCCATTGTTCGTTTTTACGACAACTGTCAAAAAGGTAAGTCTGGGAAAAAGGGTTATCCTAAGTTCAAAAAGAATCTCCGTTCATTAACTTATAAAACCAGTGGTTGGAAAATATCTAAAAACCGCAAGCGAATTAAGTTTACAGACAAAAAAGGGATTGGTTCTCTGAAGATGAAGGGTGGTTGGGATTTACATCGTATTGATCTAGAACAAATCAAACGAGTTCATCTAGTCCGCCGTGCAGATGGTTATTACGTTCAGTTTGTTGTCAAAGAAGACTTATCGAATTTGGTATTAACTGAATTACCGCCAACCAAACACAACATTGGGCTAGATGTTGGTTTGAAATACTTTTATGTTAATTCGGATGGCAATCAAGTTGAGATTCCACAATACTATCGTAAGTCGGAAAAACAACTAAACCGTCTCAACCGTCGTAAATCCAAGAAATTTCGTAAAGGTCAACAGCAATCTAATAACTACCTTAAGGCAAGGAATCGGTACGCACGAAAACATTTAAGAGTAAGTAGGCAGCGAAAAGAGTTCTGTAAAGAGACAGCACTCCGTGTTATCCAATCTAGCGATTTGGTCGCCTATGAAGACTTGAATGTGAGTGGTCTTGTGCGAAACGGGAAACTTGCTAAGAGTATTAATGATGCAGCTTGGTCTTCTTTCCGTCGTTGGTTAGAGTATTTTGGTAACAAATACGGAAAGGTAACAATAGCAGTACCCCCACACTATACTTCACAAAAATGTTCTAACTGTGGACAAATTGTCAAAAAGTCTTTGTCAGAACGGACTCATCGTTGTCAATGTGGTGTGGTATTGTGTCGAGATCAAAATGCTGCCATCAATATCCTAAGAAAAGGATTAGCTACCGTAGGGCATACGGGAAGTTTAGAGCTAGACTCTATAAACGCTTGGGGAGATTGCCCCTCTACTTTGGCTGATGGTGAAAACTGTTTGTCAAAGCAAGGGCGGTCGTCTTATGAACTAGGTTTATAA
- a CDS encoding family 10 glycosylhydrolase — protein MKIKVFKGFAFLTSLSGFLKLTIIAVLTTGLIVGSNAYFSPASAAQRNNYCRFEESAIAQKEELREKAFNGDNQALEEYQEIVQKHAEELTRCREETWPQKQTLWLRLYPCDTKSGRLEQVLDQIVDSGYNQVYVETFYNSQVLLPQSENNTVWRSVLRSPSVEETDLLAEVIEKGHERNLKVYAWLFGMNFGYSYGQRNSNSSVLVENGFGENSLSESGETSQAFIDPYNRQAKQQYSQMLSEVLKRQPDGVLFDYIRYPRSTGARSVVSGVKNLWIYSDASFNTLLDRASNEQGRFLIQRYLGNGYISRNDVERVDDMGDDFPLWQGRNVDEEAEKNMSVDARRNLWQQQLWYLSVAHAAQGVLEFVSDAVDQVEAEGIPTGAVFFADANQVVGQQGFDSRLQPWTQFRDVTQWHPMAYATCNQTNCIVDLVKRTRNSLPNNMELIPALAGDWGTSRRDRPPLEAQMEAIRRQVPQVTGISHFAYSWQFPEVERERKFCSLP, from the coding sequence ATGAAGATTAAAGTGTTCAAAGGTTTTGCTTTCTTAACTTCCCTGTCTGGTTTTCTAAAATTAACTATTATTGCTGTTTTAACAACAGGATTAATTGTTGGTAGTAATGCCTATTTTTCTCCTGCGAGTGCAGCGCAAAGAAATAATTACTGTCGGTTTGAAGAAAGCGCGATCGCGCAAAAAGAGGAACTTAGAGAAAAGGCTTTTAATGGCGATAATCAAGCCCTAGAAGAGTATCAAGAAATTGTCCAAAAACACGCGGAAGAATTAACTCGCTGTCGAGAAGAAACTTGGCCCCAAAAGCAAACACTTTGGCTGAGACTTTACCCTTGTGATACTAAGTCTGGTCGCTTAGAACAGGTGTTAGATCAGATTGTTGATTCAGGGTATAACCAAGTTTATGTGGAAACGTTTTATAACAGTCAAGTTTTACTCCCTCAAAGTGAAAATAATACGGTTTGGCGTTCAGTTTTGAGATCGCCCTCGGTAGAAGAGACTGATTTACTAGCAGAAGTAATTGAAAAGGGACATGAACGTAACTTAAAAGTATATGCTTGGCTATTTGGCATGAACTTTGGCTATTCTTATGGTCAAAGGAACAGTAACTCTTCTGTATTAGTGGAAAATGGCTTTGGTGAAAATAGTCTCTCTGAAAGTGGAGAAACCTCGCAAGCCTTCATTGATCCTTATAATCGGCAAGCAAAGCAACAATATTCCCAAATGCTTTCCGAGGTCTTAAAACGGCAACCAGATGGGGTATTATTTGACTATATTCGTTATCCCCGTAGCACAGGAGCGCGATCAGTAGTAAGTGGGGTTAAAAATCTCTGGATTTACAGCGATGCCTCTTTCAATACTTTGTTAGATCGAGCCTCTAACGAACAAGGACGCTTTCTCATTCAACGTTATCTCGGCAATGGTTATATTAGCCGTAATGATGTGGAGAGGGTAGATGACATGGGTGATGACTTCCCTCTTTGGCAAGGACGTAATGTTGATGAAGAAGCCGAAAAAAATATGAGTGTTGATGCTCGTCGAAATTTATGGCAACAACAGTTATGGTATCTCAGTGTGGCTCATGCCGCCCAAGGAGTATTAGAGTTTGTCTCTGATGCAGTTGATCAGGTAGAAGCAGAAGGGATTCCTACAGGGGCTGTATTTTTTGCCGATGCCAATCAAGTAGTGGGGCAACAAGGATTTGATTCTCGCTTACAACCTTGGACTCAATTTAGAGATGTCACACAATGGCATCCTATGGCTTATGCCACCTGTAATCAAACTAATTGTATTGTCGATTTAGTGAAACGGACTCGCAATTCTCTGCCGAATAATATGGAACTGATCCCTGCTTTAGCTGGAGATTGGGGAACTTCAAGGCGCGATCGTCCGCCCTTAGAAGCCCAAATGGAGGCAATTCGTCGCCAAGTCCCACAAGTAACAGGAATTAGTCATTTTGCTTATTCTTGGCAATTTCCTGAAGTGGAACGAGAACGAAAATTCTGTTCTTTACCCTAA
- a CDS encoding response regulator transcription factor has product MPLLILLAEDDPGIQMAVRDYLQLSGYHVVTAKNGEEALEKLKAYHPHLIVADIKMPRKDGYELIQEVRERPEFHLIPVIFLTQRGSTADRIQGYQAGCDVYLPKPFEMEELGAVIHNLLARSQLVQSEQQDQTTTASMPSEQEEDYHFTQREKEVLELLTQGLSNTEMGEKLYLSSRTVEKYVSSLLRKTDTNNRAELVSFALKHHLISSSY; this is encoded by the coding sequence ATGCCCCTACTAATTTTATTAGCGGAAGATGATCCTGGGATTCAAATGGCTGTACGAGACTATTTACAGCTTTCGGGGTATCATGTAGTTACAGCCAAAAATGGGGAAGAAGCGCTAGAGAAATTAAAAGCATATCATCCTCACTTAATTGTTGCTGATATTAAGATGCCTCGTAAAGATGGCTATGAGTTAATTCAGGAGGTGAGAGAACGTCCTGAGTTTCACTTAATTCCAGTCATCTTTTTAACCCAACGGGGAAGCACGGCTGATCGGATTCAAGGCTATCAAGCTGGCTGCGATGTTTATTTACCAAAGCCTTTTGAAATGGAAGAGTTAGGGGCAGTGATTCATAATTTATTAGCGCGATCGCAGCTAGTCCAATCCGAACAGCAAGATCAGACCACAACGGCTTCTATGCCTTCAGAACAAGAGGAAGATTACCACTTTACGCAACGAGAAAAGGAAGTATTAGAATTGCTTACCCAAGGACTGTCTAATACAGAAATGGGAGAGAAACTTTATCTTAGTTCTCGTACTGTGGAAAAATATGTGAGTAGTCTCTTACGCAAAACTGATACCAATAACCGTGCTGAGTTAGTGAGTTTTGCCCTAAAACATCATCTGATTTCTTCTTCTTATTAA
- the sfsA gene encoding DNA/RNA nuclease SfsA: MSSPLVYPYPSRIQGTLIKRYKRFLADIKLASGEVITAHCPNTGPMTGVCTPGSPVLVSYSENKKRKHPYTWEAIEVNDTIPTWVGINTNLPNRVIKWALENHLLPDLAHCYETVRPEVRYGSDNKSRIDFLLTGVEEKPIYLEVKNVTWAQGTTALFPDTVTTRGQKHLRELISLLPVAQPMMLYFINRSDCMSFAPGESADPQYAQLFDQAKAEGVAILPYRFETNSEGIKFLGKASISKEKQ; encoded by the coding sequence ATGAGTTCACCCCTAGTTTATCCCTATCCTTCACGAATTCAAGGAACATTAATTAAACGCTACAAACGGTTTTTAGCTGACATTAAATTGGCTTCAGGAGAAGTGATTACAGCCCATTGTCCCAATACCGGCCCAATGACAGGAGTCTGTACGCCGGGTAGTCCTGTGCTAGTTTCTTATAGTGAGAATAAAAAGCGAAAACATCCTTATACTTGGGAAGCAATTGAGGTAAATGATACCATTCCTACTTGGGTGGGAATTAATACTAATTTGCCCAATCGGGTGATTAAGTGGGCTTTAGAAAATCATCTGTTGCCTGATTTAGCTCATTGTTATGAGACTGTTCGTCCAGAAGTTCGTTATGGAAGTGATAATAAAAGTCGCATTGATTTTTTATTAACAGGTGTAGAAGAAAAACCGATTTACTTAGAAGTAAAAAATGTCACTTGGGCGCAAGGAACAACCGCTTTATTTCCAGATACCGTAACAACCCGAGGACAAAAACATCTACGGGAACTAATTAGTCTCTTACCCGTCGCTCAACCCATGATGCTTTATTTTATTAATCGTAGCGATTGTATGAGTTTTGCCCCAGGAGAAAGTGCTGATCCTCAATACGCCCAGTTATTTGATCAAGCTAAAGCCGAAGGAGTGGCGATACTCCCCTATCGTTTTGAGACCAATTCAGAGGGAATTAAGTTTCTGGGGAAAGCGAGCATTAGTAAGGAGAAGCAATAG